GGTTCCGAGCGCGGAGACAAAAATAACGGTCCGTCTCAGTCCATTGCGATATAGGTCTGTGTCGTTTCGACGCCCTGAATTTCCTGAATGTGTGTGGCTGCGACGTCCTTGACTTCGGCGGGGGTCTCCACGTTCACCTTTGCGATGAAGTCGACATCGCCGGCGACGATATGGGCCTCGACAACGCCGTCGACGGCTTCAATGTCCGCTTTCAGACGATCCGCGTCACCAGTATGAGCTTTGACCATCACGTAGGCAATGACCATGTTCAGGCACCTCCAAGCGCAGTCGCGCGTTCTGATTCACCGACAACGATACTGCGGACATCGGAGAGCGTCCCGAAGTCGGCCAGTATCACGACCCGGTCGCCGGCCTCCAGCGTTTCGTCCGCATCGGGAATGTCGAGCGGGGCCTCACCTTTTCCGTGGGCCATCAGCCGGGAATCCGACGGCAGTTCCAACTCCGACAGTGAGTACCCCTCCATCGGCGATTGCCGCTGGATGGTGAACTCCACGAGCTGGAGGTTCTGTGCGATGTCGGCGACTGCGCGGATATTCCCGCCCAGCAGTGCGTTCTTCGCGGCGATAGCGCCCAGCCGTTCCGGGTATATAACCTCGTCAACGTCGGAGGCGTAGCGTCGGTAAATCTCCTCGCGGTAGTCCTCGTCGATACGCATAACGGTTCGACAGCCGTGTTCCTTGGCGATCATACAGGCGACGAAGTTGTCGTTCAGGTCGCCGGTGAGCGCGCCGAGCGCGTCGGCAGCTTCAAGGTCAGCGCCGCCGAGTGTCTCCTCGATAGCGCCGTCGCCTGCGATCACCTCGAAGCCAGCCGTCCGCGCGCGCTCGACCGCGTTCTCATCGCGCTCGATGAGGACAACTTCGTGGCCACTCTCTTGCAGGACGCGAGCCGTCCGCAGTCCGACACGGCCTGCACCCACGATAACGAATCGCATACACCCTCCTATGGGGCGGGGGTGAATAAAAGTACCCACCCGGCGGAACCACCGGACGCCTTGACCACGTCATCAAACAACAAACTCGTTGTTGTTATCTGACGTAAGTTTTTTCGTGCTATGACACAACACACCAGAATATGGTTAGTGCGTTCATTATGATCAAGACGGCTGCCGGCAAATCCGAAGAACTCCTTGCGGCAGTTCGCGACGCCGAGGGTATCACCGAGGCTCACATCGTTGCCGGGCAGTACGACATCATCGCCGAAGCGACGGGCACGGAGGTGTACGATATCATGCAGTCCGTGTCGGGTCACGTCCGGGAGCTCAACGGTGTCGCTGACACGCGCACATACATGTGTCTGGAGTGAGCGAGCCGCGTTGTTCCGACACGGCAAAGGGACTTGCCGCCCTACGGCAGACATGGTCAGTGTCGCCGGTATTATCGGCCTGCTTGTCATCGTGCTGGTCAACAGTGCTGTGACGGCGCTCATGACGCGCTTTTTCCGCGTCCGTTTGCACACGCGGTGGGGAAGTATCGTCTATTCGCTGCTCCTCTGTCCGGTGGTTATGGTCGTCATTCTCCTCGTGTTGAGTGGCGTGTTCAGACTCGGGGCGAACCTCGGGAGTTCGACGGCCGTCATCCTCGTGACCGTCATCATTCCGCTCGCCGTCGGCATCACGTTCGATTATTTCTGGATGCCAGCCCCCGACGAGGTCGAACTGCCGGCGTCGATGGACTAATCGAGAATCGCGTCCCGGACCCGCTGGTACACGGTGTCCGGGTCGGCAGTCGCGTCGACGCGAACGAACCGCTCCGGATCGGCTTCAATGAGTCGCTCGTAGTTGTCACGAACCGTTGAAAGATAGTCTGCGGTTTCGAACTTGTTCGTCGCGCCGCTGCGCCGTGCGGCGGTTTCGGGGTCGAGATCGAGATACACGGTCCGATCCGGCGGCCGGGTCCATGGAGCGTGGACATCTCTGACGTACGACAGTGGGTCGTCGAACACCCCGTGCTCCGCGAGTGTGGCACCCTGATAGGCGTACCGCGAGTCGCTGTAGCGGTCGGAGACGACGAGCCGATTCTCTCTGAGTGCTGGTCGGACCGTGTTCGACAGATGTGCAGCGTGGTCAGCCGTATAGAGGAACAGTTCGGCCAGCGAATCCGCGTCGTCGTCGTCAATGGAGCGCTGGACAGCGTCGCCATACCAAGTGTCGGTCGGTTCGCGCGTGAACACAGTCTCGTCGGGGACCGCGTCGTCGCTCTGGAGCCGTTCCCACACAGTCGTCTTGCCGCTCCCATCCAGTCCTTCGAGCGTGACGAGCATACCGCATAATCTGTGTGGGGGGATGTAAGCGCCCCGACCTGAGCAGTCCTCTATAGGCTGACACAAGTGGCCGGACTGCGGGCCGGTCGGTGCCGAAAACACGCCCACCTTTACGGGTCTACCGCCCGTACTGGAGCCTATGGATGTACTTGTCGTCGGCGGGACTGGATTCATCGGACAGCACCTGTGCCGCGAACTCGACGACCGGGGACACACCGTCACTGCGCTCTCCCGGTCGCCGGGCGACGCGACGCTTCCCGACGGCGTCGAGACCGTCGCCGGGGATGTCACAGAGTACGACAGCATCGAGAGCGCGTTCGCTGGGCAGGACGCTGTGTATTATCTTGTCGCACTGTCGCCCCTGTTCAAGCCGGACGGCGGCGATGAGATGCACGAGCGGATCCATCTCGGTGGGACCGAAAACAGCGTGCAAGCCGCAGAGGAACACGGAGTCGAGCGGTTCGTCCAGCTGAGTGCGCTGGGTGCGGACCCCGACGGAGACACGCATTACATCCGGTCGAAGGGCCGGGCCGAGCAGGTCGTTACGGAGTCCTCGCTAGACTGGACCATCTTCCGCCCGTCGGTCGTCTTCGGCGAGGGCGGGGAGTTCGTCTCCTTCACGAAGCGCCTCAAAGGGATGTTCGCGCCGGGCGTCCCGCTGTATCCGCTCCCCGGCGGCGGCAAACAGACGAAATTCCAGCCGATCTGGGTCGGCGACCTCGTGCCGATGCTCGTCGACAGTATCGAATCCGAGGAGCACGTCGGCGAGGCCTACGAGATCGGCGGGCCGGAAGTACTGACGCTCAGAGACGTGACCAATCAGGTCTACGATGCCGAGAAGTCATCCGTAAGCATCGTTCCCCTCCCGATGCCGCTAGCGAAGGTTGGACTCTCTGTGCTGGGGAGCGTCGGGTTCCCGATGGGTGCCGACCAGTACCGGTCACTGAAGTTCGACAACACGCCGGCGACGAACGAGATCGGCGCGTTTGGCGTCAGTAGTGGCTCTTTAACGACGCTCAGCGGGTACCTCCGCGGATAAGCGCCGACAGTAGCCACCCCCTAGAGAAGTCGCATTAGATAATATTAGTTTTCAAGACTTACTTTCAGGGCTGAGATCCGGGCAAAACACTTATACTCGCCATCGCTCTTTGACCCTTTAAGCGGAGAACTATATAATGAAACTGGCGATGATCGGCTTCGGGCAGGCCGGTGGCAAAATTGTGGACAAATTCCTCGAGTACGACAAGGAAACCGGCTCGGGAATCGTCCGCTCGGCTGTTGCAGTCAATACAGCGAAAGCAGACCTGCTTGGGCTAGAACACATTCCGGAGGAGAATCGAGTGCTCATTGGTCAGGCCCGCGTCAAGGGCCACGGCGTGGGGGCGGACAACGAACTCGGCGCGGAAATCGCCGAAGAGGACATCGACGAGGTTCAGGGAGCGATTGACAACATCCCTGTCCACGAAGTCGACGCCTTCCTGATCGTCGCCGGGCTCGGCGGCGGGACGGGGTCGGGCGGGTCGCCGGTCGTCGCGAAACACCTCAAGCGCATCTACACCGAGCCGGTGTACGGTCTGGGCGTCCTGCCGGGCAGCGACGAGGGTGGCATCTACACCCTCAACGCCGCCCGTTCGTTCCAGACGTTCGTGCGCGAGGTGGACAACCTCATGGTGTTTGACAACGACGCATGGCGACAGACCGGCGAGTCCGTCGAGGGCGGCTACGACCACATCAACGAGGAGATCGTCCGGCGCTTCGGCGTGCTGTTCGGGGCCGGCGAGATCGAGGCCGGCGACAACGTCGCAGAGAGCGTCGTCGACTCCTCCGAGATCATCAACACGCTCGACGGCGGCGGCGTCTCCACCGTCGGCTACGCCTCCGAGGATGTGGAAGTCTCGTCGGGCGGCGGCGGCCTGCTCTCGCGGTTCAAGGGCGACGACTCGTCTGACGACGGGATGGATACGGCAAACACGACGAACCGGATCACATCGCTCGTCCGGAAAGCCGCGCTCGGCCGACTGACACTCCCCTGTGAGATCGAAGGTGCAGAGCGTGCCTTGCTCGTGATGGCCGGGCCGCCAGAGCACCTGAACCGGAAAGGGATAGAACGCGGCCGGAAGTGGCTTGAGGAGCAAACCGGTTCGATGGAGGTCCGCGGTGGCGACTATCCGACCAACGCCCCGAAGGTGGCCGCATCCATCCTGCTGGCTGGCGTCCACAACGTTCCGCGGATCAAGGAACTCCAGCAGGTCGCCATCGAGGCGCAGGACAACATCGACGATATCCGTAACCAAAGCGAAGATAACTTAGAGGACTTGGTCGAAGACGACGAAGATGAACTTGATCCGCTGTTCTAACAAGACCGCCGCACTCCTCTGTGTTGTCGCGCTACTCGCGACTGCCGGCACAGCGAGTGCGTTCTCTGTCTCTGCCGAAGGCGTCCCGACCGAGACGGCTGTCGACGAAGAGGTATCGGTGACGTACACGATAGACGACCCGTTCACCGACGCGCCGAACGAATGGACGCTCGCCGGATCGACCGAATTCAACGACGTTAGCTGGACGGTTACTGTGTTGCGTGCGGGTAACCAGGTAAGTCAGGAAACCTACGGCGACCAGTCCTTCGAACAGGATCTGGAAATCGACAACAACGGTGACCAAGTTCGCGTCGAACTCGTCGGCACGGCACCGGCGATCTCCAACTACACGTACGACCCGGCACAGAACTATCAGGTCGCCTCCCTCAGTCGAATCAGCGGGAGCAACGAGAACGAGTTCCGCAACGATACCGCCCACCATTACACCGAGGAGAGTCAGTCAGCCAGACAGGCAATCGACGACGCACAGGCTGCAATCGACGCGGCTGGTGGAAACGAAAACGCCGAGGAGCTGGTCAGTAGCGCCATCTCCTCCTACGAAAACGGGAACTTCCAGAACGCCCAAGACCTCGCCGGGCAGGCCGAGAGTAAGGCACAACAGGCCCAGCAGAGCGCCCAGACCCAGCGAACGCTCCTGCTGGTCGGCGGTGGACTCATCGTCCTCCTGTTGCTGGTCGGTGGCGGCTACTACGCGTACACCCAGATGAGTGAGGACGAGTACTCCAAGCTGTAATGCGTCTCGTCGTCCCCGTCTCGGGGTCTACCCCTAAAACACGACTTGCATCCGTTCTATCTCCCGACGAGCGCCGTGATTTTACCGAAGCGATGCTCGCAGACGTCGTCGACGCGGTGACAGCGGTGGGGTACGAACCCGAGGTTATCTCAACAGCACCACTCGACTGTGCTGTGCCAGTCACTGTCGACGACCGCGGACTTGACGCGCTCGTCAACGACTTGCTCGCGTCGACAGTGACTGACGGCGAACGAGCGCTTGCTGTCGTGATGGCCGACCTCCCGCTCGTGACTCGCGAGAGCATCGAGCGACTGCTCGGCCCCAGTGACGACGTGGTGCTGGCCCCGGGCTTGGGCGGCGGGACGAACGCCTTCGTCTGTCGTCACCCCGATTTCAGGGTGGACTACCACGGCGCGTCGATACGCGACCACCGGCGAATCGCCAAGGATGTCGGAGCCAGCGTGACCGAAGTCGACTCCCGGCGGCTCGCGACCGATATCGACGAACCGGGCGACCTCGCGGAGGTGCTGTTACACAGCGACGGCGCGGCCGCGGACTGGCTCGCTGACGCCGGTTTCAGTCTGTCGCTCACAGACGGCCGTGTCACCGCACACCGCGAGTGAAGGTTTTTGTCTGTGGGGTGCACACCCCGGGACGTGATACCCGGCACGGACGCGCATGACATCGCTATCGAGATTCCGGACGCCGATATCGAGCGGGTGCTATCGGTGATGCCCGAAGACGTCGAGGCCGCGTCGGCGCTGTCCTATTGCCGGAACGTGTTCCTGCCGCTGACGACCGCCTGCCGGTACACTTGCACGTACTGCACGTACTACGACCCGCCGGGGCAGGCGGAGCTGATGGACCGCGAGGAGATACGGGAGACCTGCCGCCGCGGGGCCGACGCCGGCTGTACCGAGGCACTGTTTACCTTCGGCGACGATCCGGATGACCGGTACACCGCTGTCCACGACCAGCTCGCCCAGTGGGGCCACGACTCCATCCACGAATACCTCCGGGAGGCCTGTGAAATCGCGCTAGAGGAGGGGTTGCTGCCACACGCCAACCCCGGCGACCAGACGCGCGAACAGATGGCCCACGTCGCCGACCTGAACGCCTCGATGGGCGTCATGCTGGAGACGACCACGGAGGTCCAAGCCCACGGTGGCCCACGGGCGAAAAGCCCCGGCCAGCGTCTCAACACGCTCCGTGTGG
The Haloarcula sp. CBA1129 genome window above contains:
- a CDS encoding Lrp/AsnC family transcriptional regulator, whose amino-acid sequence is MVIAYVMVKAHTGDADRLKADIEAVDGVVEAHIVAGDVDFIAKVNVETPAEVKDVAATHIQEIQGVETTQTYIAMD
- a CDS encoding TrkA family potassium uptake protein; the protein is MRFVIVGAGRVGLRTARVLQESGHEVVLIERDENAVERARTAGFEVIAGDGAIEETLGGADLEAADALGALTGDLNDNFVACMIAKEHGCRTVMRIDEDYREEIYRRYASDVDEVIYPERLGAIAAKNALLGGNIRAVADIAQNLQLVEFTIQRQSPMEGYSLSELELPSDSRLMAHGKGEAPLDIPDADETLEAGDRVVILADFGTLSDVRSIVVGESERATALGGA
- a CDS encoding Lrp/AsnC family transcriptional regulator yields the protein MVSAFIMIKTAAGKSEELLAAVRDAEGITEAHIVAGQYDIIAEATGTEVYDIMQSVSGHVRELNGVADTRTYMCLE
- the tmk gene encoding dTMP kinase, with the protein product MLVTLEGLDGSGKTTVWERLQSDDAVPDETVFTREPTDTWYGDAVQRSIDDDDADSLAELFLYTADHAAHLSNTVRPALRENRLVVSDRYSDSRYAYQGATLAEHGVFDDPLSYVRDVHAPWTRPPDRTVYLDLDPETAARRSGATNKFETADYLSTVRDNYERLIEADPERFVRVDATADPDTVYQRVRDAILD
- a CDS encoding complex I NDUFA9 subunit family protein, with protein sequence MDVLVVGGTGFIGQHLCRELDDRGHTVTALSRSPGDATLPDGVETVAGDVTEYDSIESAFAGQDAVYYLVALSPLFKPDGGDEMHERIHLGGTENSVQAAEEHGVERFVQLSALGADPDGDTHYIRSKGRAEQVVTESSLDWTIFRPSVVFGEGGEFVSFTKRLKGMFAPGVPLYPLPGGGKQTKFQPIWVGDLVPMLVDSIESEEHVGEAYEIGGPEVLTLRDVTNQVYDAEKSSVSIVPLPMPLAKVGLSVLGSVGFPMGADQYRSLKFDNTPATNEIGAFGVSSGSLTTLSGYLRG
- a CDS encoding tubulin/FtsZ family protein; translated protein: MKLAMIGFGQAGGKIVDKFLEYDKETGSGIVRSAVAVNTAKADLLGLEHIPEENRVLIGQARVKGHGVGADNELGAEIAEEDIDEVQGAIDNIPVHEVDAFLIVAGLGGGTGSGGSPVVAKHLKRIYTEPVYGLGVLPGSDEGGIYTLNAARSFQTFVREVDNLMVFDNDAWRQTGESVEGGYDHINEEIVRRFGVLFGAGEIEAGDNVAESVVDSSEIINTLDGGGVSTVGYASEDVEVSSGGGGLLSRFKGDDSSDDGMDTANTTNRITSLVRKAALGRLTLPCEIEGAERALLVMAGPPEHLNRKGIERGRKWLEEQTGSMEVRGGDYPTNAPKVAASILLAGVHNVPRIKELQQVAIEAQDNIDDIRNQSEDNLEDLVEDDEDELDPLF
- the cofC gene encoding 2-phospho-L-lactate guanylyltransferase; its protein translation is MRLVVPVSGSTPKTRLASVLSPDERRDFTEAMLADVVDAVTAVGYEPEVISTAPLDCAVPVTVDDRGLDALVNDLLASTVTDGERALAVVMADLPLVTRESIERLLGPSDDVVLAPGLGGGTNAFVCRHPDFRVDYHGASIRDHRRIAKDVGASVTEVDSRRLATDIDEPGDLAEVLLHSDGAAADWLADAGFSLSLTDGRVTAHRE
- the cofG gene encoding 7,8-didemethyl-8-hydroxy-5-deazariboflavin synthase subunit CofG, which gives rise to MIPGTDAHDIAIEIPDADIERVLSVMPEDVEAASALSYCRNVFLPLTTACRYTCTYCTYYDPPGQAELMDREEIRETCRRGADAGCTEALFTFGDDPDDRYTAVHDQLAQWGHDSIHEYLREACEIALEEGLLPHANPGDQTREQMAHVADLNASMGVMLETTTEVQAHGGPRAKSPGQRLNTLRVAGELGVPFTTGILVGIGEDWYHRAESLLAIREMHERYGHIQEVIVQPVVENERWQGGSPDLATMRRVTAMARSALPEEVSVQVPPNLAPARDLTDCGIDDLGGVSPVTVDHINPEYEWPALQELTAVAEAAEVPLTERLPVYDRFIDDGWLSEPIEAAIGAEDDAGERFRSILDRGVNPVAL